From the Halalkalicoccus sp. CGA53 genome, one window contains:
- a CDS encoding purple acid phosphatase family protein encodes MAFSESIIICERTPKPRVGYLAITVVSELRILWLIETVLESSYFWYALSLLAISLLIAGGVAIAVLLYYEGTDGGRNDSTGEQRRAVLRYASVAGLSGLIGAAGGGLSLLTAFRSGDEGERPPLPDGVTGLLLTWRRDPTTTMTVDWHTVSGRPSEARLRFRRDGNESWQEIEGETRPFPATTDRDGIDERSIHRVELTDLNPGTEYRFQFAGYDSEYRFRTMPAEISRDRPLRFATGGDTSSDPEPLRRVNEVAMEYDLDFIQWGGDFAYIDADPEQVTDWFDWFAVNKETLVSGDGRVVPIIVAIGNHELVDGREYYDQLNYTQTDEHRRFVAPFFYDLFAFPGQPGYGTLDFGDYLSFVILDSACSNPIVGEQTRWLEETLAARTDRPYLFTSYHHTAFPSHKDWDRQEKEELRAHWVPLFEEYEITVALEHDDHTYKRSVPIRDGTVAEDGIRYVGDGAWGVSPREGDNRDAWYIDVFESDRHAIVVELDGSTAEFEVLNEGGRTIDEFSLDSRASHDRVPLREGRP; translated from the coding sequence ATGGCTTTTTCAGAGTCAATAATAATATGTGAACGCACTCCAAAACCGAGGGTGGGATATCTCGCTATTACTGTCGTCTCCGAACTTCGAATTCTCTGGCTCATTGAAACCGTGTTGGAGTCTTCGTACTTCTGGTACGCCCTCTCCCTGCTCGCAATCTCGCTTCTCATCGCTGGCGGTGTCGCCATTGCCGTTTTGCTGTACTACGAGGGTACCGATGGTGGCAGGAACGACAGTACCGGAGAGCAGCGGAGAGCAGTGTTGCGGTACGCCTCCGTCGCTGGACTCTCCGGGTTGATCGGCGCTGCTGGCGGTGGGCTCTCACTGCTCACCGCCTTCAGGTCGGGAGACGAGGGAGAGCGTCCACCTCTCCCCGACGGGGTAACGGGCCTGCTGTTGACGTGGCGACGCGATCCGACGACGACGATGACCGTCGACTGGCACACGGTGAGCGGTCGTCCATCCGAGGCTCGCCTTCGGTTCCGGCGTGACGGAAACGAGAGCTGGCAGGAGATAGAAGGAGAGACACGACCGTTTCCCGCCACGACGGATCGAGACGGGATAGACGAACGATCGATTCACCGTGTCGAGCTCACCGACCTCAATCCCGGGACGGAGTATCGGTTCCAGTTCGCCGGGTACGATTCGGAGTATCGCTTCCGGACGATGCCCGCGGAGATCTCCCGGGATCGCCCGCTTCGATTCGCGACCGGTGGCGATACGTCGTCCGATCCGGAGCCACTCAGACGGGTCAACGAAGTGGCCATGGAATACGACCTTGATTTCATCCAGTGGGGCGGTGATTTCGCCTACATCGACGCAGACCCCGAACAGGTGACCGATTGGTTCGATTGGTTCGCCGTCAACAAGGAAACGCTCGTCTCCGGAGACGGGAGGGTAGTTCCAATAATCGTGGCGATCGGTAATCACGAACTCGTGGACGGGCGTGAATATTACGACCAGTTGAACTACACACAGACCGACGAACACCGCCGGTTCGTCGCTCCGTTCTTCTACGACCTGTTCGCCTTCCCCGGCCAACCCGGGTACGGTACCCTCGATTTCGGAGACTACCTCAGTTTCGTCATCCTCGATTCGGCGTGCTCGAACCCGATCGTGGGTGAACAGACCAGGTGGCTCGAAGAGACACTCGCCGCACGAACGGATCGACCCTACCTGTTCACCTCGTACCATCACACCGCCTTTCCCTCGCACAAGGACTGGGACAGACAGGAGAAGGAAGAACTCCGTGCCCACTGGGTCCCCCTCTTCGAGGAGTACGAGATCACCGTCGCCCTCGAACACGACGATCACACGTACAAACGGTCGGTTCCCATCAGGGACGGGACGGTCGCCGAGGACGGGATTCGGTACGTCGGCGATGGCGCGTGGGGTGTGAGCCCTCGGGAAGGGGACAACAGAGACGCGTGGTACATCGACGTCTTCGAGAGCGATCGACACGCCATCGTCGTCGAGCTCGATGGATCGACCGCGGAGTTCGAGGTCTTGAACGAAGGTGGGCGAACGATCGACGAGTTCTCTCTCGATTCGAGGGCGAGCCACGATCGAGTTCCCCTTCGAGAGGGACGACCGTGA
- a CDS encoding IS1595 family transposase, with the protein MFPFELLSSEASAANLLEQVRWRDGLYCPRCQSESAIKHGSYREYQRYLCKDCDRTFNPKTGTIFAHAKIGLDKLLFAFYSLLRFNTSIRQLDAELDVSYRSLRRRVEQFARTLDAPAIDLVGPVEIDEVYVTAGLKGRERDSRSRSRGLSKRGRGRYGENKPPVFTLVDRGSDQRYVVPAKSADESTVRLLLGDREEESLTVYTDGFRAYDPLEEDENYQREAVIHSEGEYVDGDAHVNTCESHASLLRRWLSPHRGVSKDKLTPYLRAFQLRRRILRKPGQEALEEVVQTVL; encoded by the coding sequence ATGTTCCCATTCGAATTGCTTAGCTCAGAGGCGAGCGCCGCGAACCTGCTGGAGCAGGTTCGCTGGCGTGACGGCCTCTACTGCCCGCGCTGCCAGTCTGAGTCGGCGATCAAACACGGCAGCTATCGAGAGTATCAGCGGTATCTCTGTAAGGATTGCGACCGCACGTTCAACCCAAAGACCGGCACGATCTTCGCGCACGCGAAGATCGGCCTTGATAAGCTGTTATTCGCGTTCTACTCGTTGCTCCGGTTCAACACGAGTATCCGCCAACTTGACGCTGAGCTTGACGTGTCGTATCGGTCGCTTCGGCGGCGCGTCGAGCAGTTCGCTAGAACGCTCGACGCGCCAGCCATTGATCTCGTAGGCCCGGTCGAAATCGACGAAGTCTACGTGACTGCGGGGCTGAAAGGCCGCGAGCGCGACTCCCGGTCGCGCTCGCGTGGGCTCTCGAAACGTGGTCGCGGAAGATATGGTGAGAACAAGCCACCAGTGTTCACACTCGTTGATCGTGGTAGCGACCAGCGATACGTGGTCCCAGCGAAATCCGCTGATGAATCGACTGTGCGACTCCTCCTCGGCGACCGCGAGGAGGAGTCGCTCACTGTCTACACTGACGGATTTCGAGCATACGATCCACTCGAAGAGGACGAGAACTACCAGCGAGAAGCCGTGATTCATAGCGAGGGCGAATATGTCGATGGAGACGCGCACGTGAACACCTGCGAGAGCCACGCGTCGCTTCTGCGACGGTGGCTCTCGCCCCATCGGGGCGTCTCAAAAGACAAGCTCACACCGTATCTCAGAGCCTTCCAGCTTCGTCGACGAATCTTACGAAAACCCGGTCAAGAAGCTCTCGAAGAGGTCGTTCAAACTGTACTCTGA